One Cynocephalus volans isolate mCynVol1 chromosome 5, mCynVol1.pri, whole genome shotgun sequence DNA window includes the following coding sequences:
- the PLN gene encoding cardiac phospholamban, whose product MEKVQYLTRSAIRRASTIEMPQQARQNLQNLFINFCLILICLLLICIIVMLL is encoded by the coding sequence ATGGAGAAAGTCCAATACCTCACTCGCTCTGCTATAAGAAGAGCTTCAACCATTGAAATGCCTCAGCAAGCACGCCAAAATCTCCAGAACCTATTTATCAATTTCTGCCTCATCTTAATATGTCTCTTGCTGATCTGCATCATAGTGATGCTTCTCTGA